One Arachis hypogaea cultivar Tifrunner chromosome 2, arahy.Tifrunner.gnm2.J5K5, whole genome shotgun sequence genomic window, GATGATGCTGCAACAGAGAAAGGAGGCACTAGGGTAGCAGTGATTTGGTTGTGCATTTGCCATGGCCAACCGGGGAGTCCTTTGGAATGATCTATGCTGATCCTATCAGCTCTCTCCTGCCTTATATTTCAACATTCCTTTGAAGCCAGGATACAAAGATTTTTGCCACATATAATAAAGCATGCCATCATGGAATTGATTACACTAGAGAGTTCAATTTCAATGGATGCAGAGTGTTGCAACGTCTGAACCTTCTATGGATATTTTGCGAAAATATAATGTTGCTGAGCTCTTTATTATTCATCATTTTGTTTATGACTGAACACCAAATAATATTTTCAGGCACTTTTCTTTTAACAAAATTGAAATacgaaaattaaatgatataaacaCACACAGATACAATTCCCTTTATATCCAACAAGATCGATTGgccaaaatttcacaaaattcaTTACTTATACCTGAACATAAAAATCAACTTCTAACTTTAGGTATCATTCGAACGCATTAATGTGAAGTACTTGAAGGAAATGTGCAATCAACTCCAATTCTAAAACGAGATATCAGATAGCAAATTTACCTGATTGGGAAAGAAACTAGGATTCACGCCATTCCACGGAGAAGGATGCTCTTCAGTTGCAACCAGCCTTTCTGAAGATGGATTACCAATTACCGAATTAACATTGGTTTCCACCTGCAAACAAAGAGAGCCCGACATGTTATGATCACTAGGTAGGACAAAGACGTGAAGAATTAATAGAACTATACAACAAACCTTCAAAAAGGGAAAACCATATTTGAATGAAGGCTTGTGAAAGCATAATTTTGAATGAACCTTAAAAAAATGTAGATTTGATGTTCAACTATACCATTGTTCTTCCAGCATGCATGCTGTAAGGGACCCAGGGGAACTGGAGTTGCCCCCTGTTTTCTTTCAGACCATGTCCTGGAGTTGCTATGGCCAAATTAAGTTCAAGATTAGGACTGCCAGCTGTAGTAAACAAACACAAATTCAATTTTACAGTGACATTAGTCACTTGTACATTAAGAGGAGCAAAATAGATCATTGTTATACCTTCATTGATGGCTGAAGATTTCATCTCTCCTTCATATGTACTTGGCTCAAAGTTAGTCACTTGCTTCCCTTCCATTGCATTTGATAGCAGCCTTGTCATAAGCCCTGAATTCCAGAAAATCAAAAGGGATACACGTGTTGGATTGGAGCCCTAGTGAGCTTGAAAATTCAGGGTAATAAATTCAGTGCAGGTAGAATGCAATTCACGTATCACTAGGACCTTGCAGCTTCTACTTCGCTGTCGAAAGCCCAAGATATATATATACCTGCATCATGAAAAGCATCGCAATCTCCATAACCGAAACGCCTTTTACCAATCGTTTCTTTAACATGCATACTACAATCTCAAACATGTTTCTCCAAAAACGTAAAAAACGTAAAGACCCATTGATTACTAGGCTGCAGAAGAAACCAACTCTCTTTGCAGCCAGCTACGTACTTGAATTCCCAACATCTAATCCTACAAGCACAATTGATCACTACTTCAattaatatgaaaaataacatgTCCTCACTTCTTGCCAAGGAATTGTCCCATTCGagcaaataaaagaaaacaagagAAGACCTGAGCGATTACCATTTGATTTGGATTTGAACTAATATTAGGTGGCAGAATTGAGAGTGAGAGAGACGGTATTTGAGAGTCTCgatgaagaatttttttttttggtcagataCAATTTTTTTTGGTATGAACATGATCAGAGATTAGGGTTCATGAGGGAGTAATAAAGTATTAATAAGattgaaataatttttgttaAGTGTTCATGAATAACTAAgtgtatttttgttttatttgttaaattatttaaaatttaaaattataagattaaagctagttacattttaaattttgattaatttaaatgaataatttttatctaatataaaaaaagatatttagatctttttataaaattaaataaaaatatattttttatttttactaaattataaagatattttggtaaaaatattgatataatatatattttttacaaaaaaatcaatTGCTGACGGAAATAATATAATCtatatgatattttgttatttgtCCACGTTTTTATTATATCGAtacgtataaatttatcatcGTATCGAAATAAACacctattttaaattaataatataaaattttacaaattgatagtataatttaattttataattttatcttttatttattatataatttttataactaatatctttatcttttttattaatctttttatatttaaaactCGTTTTGACAGGTGAGCCACCTTGCTTAAATCATTAACCTAACGTTTGATCCATCATCTTCCAATGGGTTCGATGGATTTAGCTCTGGAATTATTGGAATTAATTTTTCAAAGGCTATGTTTAGATGATGCCATGAATTGTCGTGCCACATGCCGTTCTTGGCGAAAGGCCGCTGACGCCATATTTTCATCTCAGCTTCCATTGATGCTCTCTCTTTCAACAACGTGCTGTGGAAGCTTTGGAAGCTTATCCGCCCCATGGAGCAACCATGATTCCACCGTGCTCACTGAAAAATGGCCGCAAGAAATCGACCGCACCTATAATAGGGTTTACTCGGTGCAAGGTTGGTTGGTGTTCAATATATTTCATTATGAGTGGTTCAAGGACCAAACTTTCTCTGAGCTTTCATTCTACAACCCGTTTTCTCGAGCCAGATTCAAGCTTCCAAAACTGTTCTTGTTTTCTGGAGGGCCGTGTTATTATCAACTTCGTGTTGCATTCAATTCTGCACCACTGGGGTCTGAGGAGTTCGTTGTTGCTTTCTTGTTTGTGTTTAGCTATCAAGAAAAAGTGTACAACTCAATCGGACCAGAAGATACGAAGCAAAGGCTAGCTTTTATCAAATTCAAGCAAGGATCATGTATTGAATCCATTGAAAGCGATGAAATCTTTTATGATATTCAAGTTCATGATGATAACAAACTGTATGGTCTTACCTTCAAACATCAATCAAGCATTGTGTTCGTATTTACCCTGGGAGATAATCATCGTGATGATCCTGTCGTTGAACGATTGGTTAGGCTAAATACCATACAAGATATAGATGCTGTTGGCAGATTTATTTTTATCATGCATCCTTCAAACGAAGTCATCAAATGGTAATCGACACTAGTACTGGGGAGCTGTTGATGTTGCGGGTCATAAGTTCGTACAGAAGGGTTTAGTGTTTTTAAGTTGGACAAAAGCAATCTTAAATGGTGTGAGATTTTTGATATTGGTGATCGTTTCTTGTTCTAGGATTACACCAAGTTGAGTCTTGTGTGTGCTAAGGAACTCAGACTTGCAGAACGGTTTAAGAGGACCAACTGCATATTTTTCTGCCATGCAAATACTCCCTGCTTCAAGCCGCCTTATCCATTTAATAATGGATTTAAAGAACATGATATAGGAGTTTTCTTTTTGACTTCTTTACCGATTTCATGTTGGAACATGTGGTTGAGTCCTGctccttaattattttgataagaATTTTAGgtgatatttattttataactcaATAGTTCATTGTACACATTTTACACTTAaaccattggctccctagcactacCCTTTTTGTTATTATATTACGTGAAAAAATATATGTCATAATTTGTTATCTCATCTTAATTTTAATTTGGTAAAAAATTTATTAGCATGACATTTATTTGATTTGGGAAATAGAAGAtcaatgattaaaattaaaaaaaaaatatttactgtctaaaaaattattttgataaacttTTTTGATGTAAGAcgcatttttttattgaaaatcctCATTTTTAATGCCATGAAAACAATGTCGGTTTATCAAATATGATAAATTAATGTGTTAAATTAGCATGCTGTGATAATAAAAATTCAAGTTGAATACGTTGGGCTTGTTTGAGATGAAGTGGCGGGTAATAATGAAGTTTGATGTAATAAGAATTAGGGAGAGTGATGCTGCGGGATGAGAATATGTTGAGTCGAAGGGTGCCTCAGGGGAGTTTTGGTTGTGGGTTGAAGGGgtcttactaaaaataatttcaattttgttttgtgTGGTGTATGGAGTTCAAGTTATGTCAGCCTTTATAGGAGACTTCAACAAGATTGTGCAGGTGAAGGGGAGAAAGGATACTGTCATATTAACAGAGTTTTAGTAAGAATTGGATAAAAGAAGATATGCAATTGGTGGACTTTTACTTAGAGATCTTGCAATTGGATTGACAGAGTTTTAGTAAGAttagagtggttgaaaatgtttCTACGAGTACAAAATTAGGAGTACAAAATCAAGAGTACACTAAAAGAAGGAGGAGCACAAAAAATGATTGATGagttttttttgcaattttttttaaacttttttatttgcTTTTTGTTGTTCTTGCTCCGCTTATTGTGTTGAGCTTTCTTATTCAACAAAAAGACTAACGCGAATAATGATTATAAATGTAAACATCAATCTtaagttaattaaaattttatgagtCAATTTGAGTTTCACTTTAAACTTGAGaatctaaattaaatattaacttgaaaattttatttttgctcGGCACAAAGTATcataaaactatattttatttttactattcaaGTAATATTTGCTAAGACAAAGCCggtttaattttttacataatacaaaaagataaaaatttgtgTTCATTGACAAAAAGGAtacaaatttattgtttttattttttttcataaaattctaaaaataaagcattcacaatgaaaacaaaaaataaaaatacaactaAATCCAAGACAACTCTTTATTCTTATTATTCTTGTTATCATGACAATTTATGGTTTGATCTTAATTTTGACGTagcataatatttatttatcttgattTATTCTTGCATTTATATAGGCAACTAATATGAACAGGTTAGCCATCAACCATACTATATGTAAATACACAAGTTAACTTTTTACCtaactttaaatttttgttcATTTGACCATGTATATTTGATTAAATACACAAGTTGTTTACATTCCTCCAAAAATTCACCGTACAACCTTAGCTTCCATAGCTTATTTGATTAAATCTTGGAACATTTTTTACAAATGATCCTTCTTCAAACTTCTATCACTTATAAGAAGTCACAATTTGATCATCTTGtgtctaaattaattttaatttttttcacactAGTATGATAGTTCACTTGTTACCATAAATTAAGGATAATACAATTTTCAATTTAGGTACTTCTTTCTAGCATATTTCAATCATTGTTGTGGTAAGGACAATGTGATGTGCGAAacaaacttgaaaaagaaaaaataggacAGTGTCACTGTTCTTGTGTAAACAAGATGTTTGATTAATTGTGTCAAGTTAATTTGATTGTTTAATAGATTCATAGATAAACTAATGtgaaagataatttttaaatgaATAGGCAaggtgtatgtgtggatattttttttagattcaaatagtTAAGTATGAAGGTAATTTTAaatgataatataatataaaatcaatTTGGATTGGTTGATTGGTTCaactcactagtccgcttaaacaAATATTAGAGGTTCGAATTCTACCTGCTGCATGCAGCAATTCACCCACCCTTAAATGCAGTTCAGATCTGCATGCCCATTAATAGAGATAACTACTGTTTACTTATAAAAATGAACtaaatttatgtgtttttctataaccTATCAAGTAAGAGTGTTCATCAAAACAACATAAGTGAACAAAAGGCTAGCTTTTATCAAATTCAAACAAAGGTTTACGATTGAATCCATTGAAACTATTGAAATCTTTTATGATATTGCAGttcatgatgataataataaaatgtaTGATTTATCTTCAAACATAAAACAAGTGTTGTGTTTGTATCGATCAACGATTAGTTATAGTTAAACAAGACTGTTGTTGAAATATTTATTCTTAATGATTCATCTTTCAAATAAGAACCATTAAAACGAGATGTATTTGAATACCATTAAAATAACATCATTTGATCAAATGTGATAAATTAGGGTGTCAAATTAAGTATGTTATTAATAAAGatgaatttaaaaactaatatgaattataattataactttagaaatcaattttgagtgaattgaaattttatgaattaaaattta contains:
- the LOC112757669 gene encoding ethylene-responsive transcription factor RAP2-7 isoform X2, giving the protein MTRLLSNAMEGKQVTNFEPSTYEGEMKSSAINEAGSPNLELNLAIATPGHGLKENRGQLQFPWVPYSMHAGRTMVETNVNSVIGNPSSERLVATEEHPSPWNGVNPSFFPNQERADRISIDHSKGLPGWPWQMHNQITATLVPPFSVAASSGFSISAPFPSSAIFPVDFIHYAFYFADKLNGESSNSPS
- the LOC112757669 gene encoding ethylene-responsive transcription factor RAP2-7 isoform X1, which encodes MHVKETIGKRRFGYGDCDAFHDAGLMTRLLSNAMEGKQVTNFEPSTYEGEMKSSAINEAGSPNLELNLAIATPGHGLKENRGQLQFPWVPYSMHAGRTMVETNVNSVIGNPSSERLVATEEHPSPWNGVNPSFFPNQERADRISIDHSKGLPGWPWQMHNQITATLVPPFSVAASSGFSISAPFPSSAIFPVWHVADVPKDDKFD
- the LOC112757669 gene encoding uncharacterized protein isoform X3: MHVKETIGKRRFGYGDCDAFHDAGLMTRLLSNAMEGKQVTNFEPSTYEGEMKSSAINEAGSPNLELNLAIATPGHGLKENRGQLQFPWVPYSMHAGRTMVETNVNSVIGNPSSERLVATEEHPSPWNGVNPSFFPNQVGGEAAC